The Bacillota bacterium LX-D genome contains a region encoding:
- the splB gene encoding spore photoproduct lyase: MQFKPKRVFFEEKALDYELGQNLYNYFKNDQVELKIIKSHNRISGIPGKTPQQSYNEAKRTLVVGVRKGDNFQTCKPSAHFQLPLVTSCPGKCEYCYLQTTLGKKPYIRVYVNVEEILQRAEEYIQERKPEITIFEGAATSDPIPVEYLTGSLARTINFFGQQELGLFRFVTKFTDVDSLLNLKHQGKTTFRFSINSSYVINNFEHGTPALIDRLEAAAKVAHAGYPLGFIIGPILEYSNWEEEYSKMLNSLHNYLTDIPKKITFELITHRFTSRAKNNILSLFPESKLPLNEEERQLKYGQFGYTKYLYPKDKLAQMQVFFNDQLKKYFPQADIAYFV, translated from the coding sequence ATGCAATTCAAACCAAAAAGAGTATTTTTTGAAGAAAAAGCATTAGACTACGAATTGGGGCAAAATTTATATAATTATTTTAAAAATGATCAAGTAGAACTAAAAATAATTAAATCACACAATCGGATCAGTGGTATACCAGGCAAGACTCCTCAACAAAGCTATAATGAAGCAAAAAGAACTTTAGTTGTAGGTGTCCGGAAGGGAGATAATTTCCAAACCTGTAAGCCGTCTGCTCATTTTCAGCTTCCCTTGGTAACCAGCTGTCCAGGAAAATGTGAATATTGTTATTTACAAACAACTTTAGGCAAAAAGCCTTATATTAGGGTCTATGTGAATGTTGAGGAAATATTGCAGCGGGCTGAAGAATATATACAGGAAAGAAAACCGGAAATTACAATATTTGAAGGTGCAGCCACTTCCGACCCTATTCCAGTAGAATATTTAACAGGTAGTTTAGCACGTACTATTAATTTTTTTGGCCAACAGGAACTAGGCCTTTTTAGGTTTGTGACTAAATTTACAGATGTGGACAGTTTACTTAATTTAAAACATCAAGGGAAAACAACTTTTCGCTTTAGCATAAATAGTTCCTATGTGATCAATAATTTTGAGCATGGGACACCAGCCTTAATTGATCGGCTTGAAGCAGCAGCGAAAGTTGCCCATGCTGGATATCCTTTAGGATTTATTATTGGTCCTATCTTAGAATATTCTAACTGGGAGGAAGAATATTCTAAAATGCTTAATTCTTTACATAATTATTTAACAGACATACCGAAAAAGATAACTTTTGAATTAATTACTCATCGATTTACTTCCAGGGCCAAAAATAATATCCTGTCTTTATTTCCGGAATCAAAGCTGCCTCTAAACGAGGAAGAAAGGCAGCTAAAATATGGACAGTTTGGCTATACTAAATATTTATATCCAAAAGATAAATTAGCTCAGATGCAAGTATTTTTTAATGATCAGTTAAAAAAGTATTTTCCACAGGCAGATATCGCTTATTTCGTATAA
- a CDS encoding lysine exporter LysO family protein, with the protein MVYLFLALGCGILFGYKNWIKEEWQAVTAKIFNIAFFALLIFLGGKITTNSDVVANLGTIGLKALVFAILSGAGAVLLTFFSYEFYNSMFRKPETQTHKVSMVVIGNGENSLKMALIPVVALCAGGIGGYFLNNHLVLNYTAFVMFFLDFMLFSIGLEIGRDRQNFGRIKSMGWSALLMPFSSLIGSILGAIIAGVLCKISLPVYLAIGVGSGFYSITGPLVASTFGAEAGALALLANFFREIMTLTLIPFIALAFKHNSLIAVGGATTMDSTLPVIVNSLGSESALFALTQGIVLTFVVPVLVTLIVSF; encoded by the coding sequence ATGGTTTATCTGTTTTTGGCGTTGGGTTGTGGCATATTGTTTGGTTATAAAAATTGGATTAAAGAAGAATGGCAAGCTGTAACTGCAAAAATTTTTAATATTGCTTTTTTTGCCTTACTGATTTTTCTCGGGGGTAAAATAACAACTAACTCGGATGTTGTAGCCAATTTAGGCACTATTGGCTTAAAAGCATTGGTTTTTGCCATACTTTCAGGAGCAGGAGCTGTACTGTTGACTTTCTTCTCCTATGAATTTTATAATTCCATGTTTAGAAAACCTGAAACACAAACCCATAAAGTATCTATGGTGGTAATTGGGAATGGAGAAAATAGCCTTAAAATGGCCCTTATCCCTGTGGTGGCTTTATGTGCTGGAGGGATAGGAGGTTACTTTCTTAATAATCATCTAGTTTTGAATTATACTGCTTTTGTCATGTTCTTTTTAGATTTTATGTTATTTTCAATTGGTTTAGAAATTGGCAGGGATAGGCAAAACTTTGGAAGAATCAAGTCAATGGGCTGGTCTGCTTTGCTTATGCCTTTTAGTTCCTTAATAGGAAGTATCCTGGGGGCAATTATTGCTGGTGTTTTATGCAAAATATCTTTACCAGTTTATTTAGCTATTGGAGTGGGTTCAGGCTTTTACAGCATAACTGGCCCATTAGTTGCTAGTACTTTTGGTGCAGAAGCGGGAGCCCTGGCTTTACTAGCCAACTTTTTTCGAGAAATAATGACTCTAACACTTATTCCCTTTATTGCTTTGGCTTTTAAACATAATTCTTTAATAGCGGTTGGTGGTGCTACTACAATGGATTCTACACTGCCCGTAATAGTTAATTCTCTTGGGTCAGAATCAGCTTTATTTGCCTTAACCCAGGGAATAGTTCTAACATTTGTTGTCCCTGTATTAGTTACTTTGATCGTAAGCTTTTAA
- the hslO gene encoding Hsp33 family molecular chaperone HslO, translating to MNDYLIKALGYNGQVRAYAASTTQTVGKAQRRHCTWPTASAALGRALTAVLMMGAMLKGDEKLTIKIEGGGPLGAILVDGNAKGEVRGYVAYPQTHLDLNEQGKLDVSRAVGIDGMVTVAKDIGMGDCFTGQVPLVSGEIGDDITYYLATSEQVPSSVGLGVLVNPDNSIQASGGFIIQMLPGAAEETIAEIEQRLETMMPISKMIQQGLTPEEILEQVLGKSNVEIIEKMPVQFKCQCSKETISNALVSLGEEEIGDIIETEGKAEAQCHFCNEIYQFSKEELEKLRDEAK from the coding sequence ATGAATGACTATTTAATTAAAGCATTAGGATATAACGGCCAGGTTCGTGCCTATGCTGCATCTACAACACAAACGGTAGGTAAAGCGCAGCGTAGACATTGCACTTGGCCAACAGCTTCAGCGGCACTGGGCCGCGCTTTGACAGCTGTACTTATGATGGGTGCCATGCTAAAAGGGGATGAAAAGCTGACAATCAAAATAGAGGGAGGAGGCCCCTTAGGTGCAATCCTTGTTGATGGAAATGCAAAGGGTGAGGTGAGGGGCTATGTTGCTTATCCGCAAACCCACTTGGACTTAAATGAACAGGGGAAATTGGATGTAAGCAGAGCCGTTGGAATAGACGGAATGGTTACAGTAGCGAAGGATATCGGAATGGGTGATTGTTTTACTGGCCAGGTTCCACTTGTATCCGGGGAGATAGGAGACGATATTACCTATTATCTAGCAACATCTGAACAGGTTCCATCATCAGTAGGACTAGGTGTATTAGTCAATCCTGACAATTCAATACAAGCTTCAGGCGGTTTTATTATCCAAATGCTTCCTGGTGCCGCTGAAGAAACAATTGCTGAAATCGAACAACGTTTAGAAACAATGATGCCTATTTCCAAAATGATTCAGCAGGGGCTGACACCAGAAGAAATTCTTGAACAGGTTCTTGGTAAAAGTAATGTAGAAATTATTGAGAAGATGCCTGTCCAATTCAAATGCCAGTGCTCAAAAGAAACGATTTCTAATGCCCTAGTCAGCTTAGGCGAGGAAGAAATCGGGGATATTATTGAAACAGAAGGCAAGGCGGAAGCTCAATGCCATTTCTGCAATGAGATTTATCAATTTTCCAAGGAAGAACTGGAAAAGCTAAGAGATGAAGCAAAATAA